From a region of the Microbacterium sp. nov. GSS16 genome:
- a CDS encoding alpha/beta fold hydrolase, with protein sequence MAALDRTLEQPGARLRFHDTGGTGVPVVLSHGAGMDHTSFLPQAEAIRNAGDRVILWDMRGHGESALAPGTRFSATDALDDLAALLDACGVDRAILIGHSLGGNLAQEFAKRHPDRVAGLVVIGSTWNAGPLSAMERFGLRLAAPTLAVIPASRLPRMMAQASAVHAEVVDGIERVFARMPKRMFIDVWRATVSFVDPDAGYRTPLPLGLIRGAADRTGNIATAMPRWAAHEGVQEHAIRGAGHVVMLDAPQSTSDALLAVLEGMRR encoded by the coding sequence ATGGCGGCACTCGATCGGACACTCGAACAGCCAGGGGCGCGACTGCGGTTCCACGACACGGGCGGGACGGGCGTGCCGGTGGTGCTGAGCCACGGCGCCGGCATGGATCACACATCGTTCCTGCCGCAGGCCGAGGCGATCCGGAATGCCGGTGACCGGGTGATCCTGTGGGACATGCGCGGCCACGGCGAGTCAGCCCTCGCGCCCGGCACACGGTTCAGCGCGACCGACGCGCTCGACGACCTCGCGGCGCTGCTCGACGCCTGCGGCGTCGACCGGGCGATCCTGATCGGGCACTCACTGGGCGGAAATCTCGCTCAAGAGTTCGCGAAGCGGCATCCGGATCGGGTGGCGGGTCTCGTCGTCATCGGCTCCACGTGGAACGCCGGACCGCTGAGCGCCATGGAGCGGTTCGGGCTACGCCTCGCGGCGCCGACGCTGGCCGTGATCCCGGCCTCTCGGCTGCCGCGCATGATGGCGCAGGCCTCGGCCGTGCATGCGGAGGTGGTCGACGGGATCGAGCGGGTCTTCGCGCGGATGCCGAAGCGGATGTTCATCGATGTCTGGCGAGCCACCGTCTCGTTCGTGGATCCGGATGCCGGATACCGCACCCCTTTGCCGCTGGGCCTCATCCGCGGTGCAGCCGATCGCACGGGCAACATCGCCACGGCGATGCCGCGCTGGGCCGCGCACGAGGGCGTGCAGGAGCATGCCATCCGCGGGGCCGGGCATGTGGTGATGCTCGATGCCCCTCAGTCGACGAGCGATGCGCTGCTCGCGGTGCTCGAGGGCATGCGGCGCTGA
- the mfd gene encoding transcription-repair coupling factor, with protein MTVPGILRALEEANLYRDALTWAQTDAEISAVDGLDAPIIAGLLRRRASTGRPASALVVTPTGRRAESVAAALAAYLDDAEILTFPAWETLPHERLSPSPDTVGRRLDTLRRIVTWRGEKPLVVVASVRAALQPLAANLGDAAPLELRVGGRGIELEDAVEQLVERAYSRVDMVSRRGEFAVRGGILDVFPPTADHPLRVEFFGDEVDQIRAFSVADQRSLPGEVESVSLAASRELLLTAEVRERAGELVGRFPAMSAMLEKMSQGIPVEGMESLLPVVAGPLVTLAEYLPEGSAAAVVDPERASSRAQNLGETNREFLDAAWSAATSGASAPIDLGAGDFLSLARMREIVHGRDGVWWRVTPFAVDDEAAENLDASIIPSFHGNVDGAIAFVEARLGEGWRVVVISSGQGLVERARDVLSDRGLAARIVDRLIDEPEGGVATLVAGSVESGFQVPDARIAVLTDNEFYGRTIGGDQRMVKKLASRRRNVVDPLQLKQGDFVVHSTHGIGRFVEMTKREVSSGGRNAVKTTREYLVLEYAPSKRGYPGDKLFVPTDQLDMLSKYVGGDAPTLSRMGGSDWAAAKGKARRAVRDIAVELVKLYSARMSSKGHAFGPDTPWQRELEEAFPFAETPDQLQTIEEIKADMERPIPMDRLLSGDVGFGKTEVAVRAAFKAIQEGKQVAMLVPTTLLVKQHLETFTERFAGFPVKVRPLSRFQTDKEARLTLQGLVDGSIDMVIGTHRILTDQVIFKDLGLMIIDEEQRFGVEHKDALKKLKTNVDILAMSATPIPRTLEMAVTGIREMSTLQTPPEDRHPILSFVGPRSDKQIAAAIRREILREGQVFFVHNRVQSIQRVASELAELVPEARIAVAHGKMGEHQLEQVVDDFWERKYDVLVSTTIIETGLDISNANTIIIDRADKYGLSQLHQLRGRVGRGRERAYAYFLYDDMKPLSETAADRLQTIAVNNDLGSGMQVALKDLELRGAGNLLGAEQAGHIAGVGFDLYLRMIGEAVATFRGEDTNSEVELRLELPVDARIPEHYIDSERLRLEAYQKLSSAATVSAADDAIDLVVEELVDRYGAFPDEVTTLVKVARLRRRAARAGLSDVVAMGSNLRIAPARFEDSMKVRLQRLYPKAKLVGGGEALVVPMPTDSDLIEWVGNLFTAMFPEPAKAEAEAAGV; from the coding sequence GTGACTGTTCCGGGGATTCTGCGCGCCTTGGAAGAGGCGAACCTGTACCGCGACGCCCTCACCTGGGCGCAGACCGACGCTGAGATCTCGGCGGTCGACGGGCTCGACGCCCCCATCATCGCGGGGCTGCTGCGCAGGCGCGCATCGACTGGCAGACCGGCATCCGCCCTCGTCGTCACACCCACCGGCCGTCGGGCCGAATCGGTCGCGGCGGCGCTCGCCGCCTATCTCGACGACGCCGAGATCCTCACCTTCCCCGCGTGGGAGACCCTGCCGCACGAGCGGCTGAGTCCCAGCCCCGATACGGTCGGCAGGCGGCTGGACACACTGCGCCGCATCGTGACCTGGAGGGGCGAGAAGCCGCTCGTCGTCGTCGCCTCGGTGCGCGCCGCCCTGCAGCCGCTGGCCGCCAACCTGGGCGACGCGGCGCCGCTCGAGCTGCGCGTCGGCGGGCGGGGCATCGAGCTCGAGGACGCGGTCGAGCAGCTCGTCGAGCGCGCCTACTCCCGCGTCGACATGGTCTCGCGTCGCGGTGAGTTCGCGGTGCGCGGCGGCATCCTCGACGTCTTCCCGCCCACCGCCGACCACCCGCTGCGGGTGGAGTTCTTCGGCGACGAGGTCGACCAGATCCGCGCCTTCTCGGTCGCCGATCAGCGCTCCCTGCCCGGAGAAGTCGAGTCCGTCTCCCTGGCGGCGAGTCGAGAGCTGCTGCTCACCGCCGAGGTCCGCGAGCGCGCGGGTGAGCTGGTGGGCCGCTTCCCGGCGATGTCGGCGATGCTCGAGAAGATGTCTCAGGGCATCCCGGTCGAGGGCATGGAATCGCTGCTGCCGGTCGTGGCCGGCCCTCTGGTGACGCTCGCCGAGTACCTGCCCGAGGGCTCGGCGGCAGCGGTCGTCGATCCCGAGCGCGCCAGCTCGCGCGCGCAGAACCTCGGCGAGACGAACCGCGAGTTCCTCGACGCGGCGTGGAGCGCGGCGACCTCCGGGGCATCCGCTCCGATCGACCTCGGCGCGGGCGACTTCCTCAGCCTCGCGCGCATGCGCGAGATCGTGCACGGGCGAGACGGCGTGTGGTGGCGTGTCACTCCGTTCGCGGTCGACGACGAAGCGGCCGAGAACCTCGACGCCTCGATCATCCCGTCGTTCCACGGAAACGTCGACGGCGCGATCGCGTTCGTCGAGGCGCGGCTCGGCGAGGGCTGGCGTGTCGTCGTCATCTCGTCGGGGCAGGGACTGGTCGAGCGGGCACGCGACGTGCTCAGCGACCGCGGCCTCGCCGCGCGCATCGTCGACCGCCTCATCGACGAGCCGGAGGGTGGGGTGGCGACGCTGGTCGCCGGGTCCGTCGAGTCGGGTTTCCAGGTGCCGGATGCCCGGATCGCGGTGCTCACCGACAACGAGTTCTACGGTCGCACCATCGGCGGCGACCAGCGCATGGTCAAGAAGCTCGCGTCGCGTCGCCGCAACGTCGTCGATCCGCTGCAGCTGAAGCAGGGCGACTTCGTCGTGCACTCCACGCACGGCATCGGGCGCTTCGTCGAGATGACCAAGCGCGAGGTGTCGTCGGGCGGGCGCAACGCGGTGAAGACCACCCGCGAGTACCTGGTGCTCGAGTACGCGCCTTCGAAGCGGGGGTACCCCGGCGACAAGCTCTTCGTGCCGACCGACCAGCTCGACATGCTCTCGAAGTACGTCGGCGGTGACGCCCCGACGCTGTCGAGGATGGGCGGCAGCGACTGGGCGGCGGCCAAGGGGAAGGCGCGCCGGGCCGTGCGCGACATCGCCGTCGAGCTCGTGAAGCTCTACTCTGCGCGGATGAGCTCGAAGGGTCACGCGTTCGGGCCGGACACGCCCTGGCAGCGCGAGTTGGAGGAGGCGTTCCCGTTCGCCGAGACCCCCGACCAGCTGCAGACGATCGAAGAGATCAAGGCCGACATGGAGCGCCCGATCCCGATGGACCGGCTGCTTTCCGGCGATGTCGGCTTCGGCAAGACCGAGGTCGCCGTGCGCGCCGCGTTCAAGGCGATCCAGGAGGGCAAGCAGGTCGCCATGCTCGTGCCGACGACGCTGCTCGTGAAGCAGCACCTCGAGACGTTCACCGAGCGGTTCGCCGGATTCCCTGTGAAGGTGCGGCCGCTGTCCCGGTTCCAGACCGACAAAGAGGCGCGGCTGACTCTGCAGGGCCTCGTCGACGGGTCGATCGACATGGTCATCGGCACGCACCGCATCCTCACCGACCAGGTCATCTTCAAGGACCTCGGCCTGATGATCATCGACGAGGAGCAGCGCTTCGGGGTCGAGCACAAGGACGCGCTGAAGAAGCTGAAGACGAACGTCGACATCCTCGCCATGAGCGCCACGCCCATCCCGCGCACTCTCGAGATGGCGGTCACGGGCATCCGGGAGATGTCGACTCTGCAGACGCCGCCCGAGGACAGGCATCCGATCCTCTCCTTCGTGGGCCCGCGCAGTGACAAGCAGATCGCCGCGGCGATCCGCCGCGAGATCCTGCGCGAGGGTCAGGTGTTCTTCGTGCACAACCGCGTGCAGTCCATCCAGCGCGTCGCGTCCGAGCTCGCCGAGCTCGTGCCCGAGGCGCGCATCGCCGTGGCGCACGGCAAGATGGGCGAGCACCAGCTCGAGCAGGTCGTCGACGACTTCTGGGAGCGCAAGTACGACGTGCTCGTCTCGACGACCATCATCGAGACCGGGCTCGACATCTCGAACGCCAACACGATCATCATCGATCGCGCCGACAAGTACGGCCTGTCGCAGCTGCACCAGCTGCGCGGGCGCGTCGGTCGCGGCCGCGAACGGGCGTACGCCTACTTCCTCTACGACGACATGAAGCCGCTCAGCGAGACCGCCGCCGACCGGCTGCAGACCATCGCCGTGAACAACGACCTCGGCTCGGGCATGCAGGTGGCCCTGAAGGATCTCGAGCTGCGCGGCGCGGGCAATCTGCTCGGCGCCGAGCAGGCCGGGCACATCGCCGGGGTCGGCTTCGACCTCTATCTGCGCATGATCGGCGAGGCCGTGGCGACCTTCCGCGGCGAGGACACGAACTCCGAGGTCGAGCTGCGCCTCGAGCTTCCGGTGGATGCCCGCATCCCCGAGCACTACATCGACAGCGAGCGGTTGCGGCTGGAGGCCTACCAGAAGCTGTCGTCGGCGGCGACCGTGTCGGCCGCGGACGACGCGATCGACCTCGTGGTCGAGGAGCTCGTCGACCGCTATGGCGCGTTCCCCGACGAGGTGACCACGCTGGTGAAGGTGGCGCGTCTGCGCCGACGCGCCGCGCGGGCGGGGCTGTCGGACGTCGTCGCGATGGGCTCGAACCTGCGCATCGCTCCCGCCCGGTTCGAGGACTCGATGAAGGTGCGCCTGCAGCGGCTGTATCCGAAGGCGAAGCTGGTCGGCGGGGGAGAGGCGCTGGTCGTGCCGATGCCCACCGACTCCGATCTCATCGAATGGGTCGGCAACCTCTTCACCGCGATGTTCCCCGAGCCGGCGAAGGCGGAGGCCGAGGCTGCGGGCGTCTGA